A region from the Sphingomonas sp. S2-65 genome encodes:
- a CDS encoding M13 family metallopeptidase, whose translation MLTLSAPAFAQTASAQKAPRYGSFGVDLSAQKASVKPGDDFWTFANGGWADRVQIAPDRGSAGFGTELSIEAEANVRAILDDMAKNPATYGASGRQVGDYYASWMDEAGIEARGTAPLKPYLGRIAGVKNLQDLQVLFATVGYASPVELGILPDLADPTRYTAMTGQGSLGMPRDYYLLEGAKYDAFRTAYRAYVQRVQELAGIPNASAKADAIVALETTLAKSQWSPAESRDIAKLNDPQSIAGLEKKAPEFDWALMLKTAGIETAPTIIMGQNTAVTAAGKILVATPLATWKDYLAYRFVSDHAQFLPKAFDDTRFDFYSKTLGGVQVKRDRWKRGVQLVNGSLGEAVGAIYVAKYFPPASEKQMGELIENLRAAYQERIQGSSWMDPATKTAALAKLAAFEPRIGHPASYIDYSSMQVVRGDLLGNAMRASEFEHQLQLQRFPKPVDRSLWDMTPQTVNAYYNPLSNQITFPAAILQAPFFDPNADPAVNYGAIGAVIGHEMGHGFDDQGSQFGPTGKFENWWTDAAKKAFAERTAALSTQYNGYEPIPGTKVNGALTLGENIGDLGGVEAAYGAYQKYQAKHGKAPVIGGLTGDQRFFLAYAQAWQTKVREESQRQALLTDPHSPAMFRVNGIVRNVDAWYTAFNVKPGDALYLAPEKRVHIW comes from the coding sequence TTGTTGACGCTCTCGGCGCCCGCTTTCGCGCAAACCGCAAGCGCACAAAAAGCGCCGCGTTATGGCAGTTTCGGCGTCGATTTGAGCGCGCAAAAGGCCAGCGTGAAGCCCGGCGACGACTTCTGGACGTTCGCGAACGGCGGCTGGGCCGACCGCGTCCAGATCGCCCCGGACCGCGGATCCGCCGGTTTCGGCACCGAACTGTCGATCGAAGCCGAGGCGAATGTCCGCGCGATCCTGGACGACATGGCCAAGAACCCGGCGACCTATGGCGCCTCGGGCCGCCAGGTCGGTGACTATTACGCCAGCTGGATGGACGAGGCCGGCATCGAAGCGCGCGGCACCGCCCCGCTCAAGCCGTATCTGGGCCGCATCGCCGGCGTGAAGAACCTCCAGGACCTCCAGGTCCTGTTCGCCACCGTCGGCTATGCCTCGCCGGTCGAGCTCGGCATCCTGCCCGACCTGGCAGACCCGACCCGCTACACGGCGATGACCGGGCAGGGCAGCCTGGGCATGCCGCGCGATTATTACCTGCTCGAAGGCGCGAAGTACGACGCCTTCCGCACGGCCTATCGCGCCTATGTCCAGCGCGTGCAGGAACTGGCGGGAATCCCGAACGCCAGCGCCAAGGCCGATGCGATCGTCGCGCTGGAAACCACGCTCGCCAAGTCGCAATGGTCGCCGGCCGAAAGCCGCGACATCGCGAAGCTCAACGATCCGCAGTCGATCGCCGGGCTGGAGAAGAAGGCGCCGGAGTTCGACTGGGCGCTGATGCTCAAGACTGCGGGCATCGAAACCGCGCCGACGATCATCATGGGCCAGAACACCGCGGTGACGGCGGCAGGCAAGATCCTGGTCGCGACCCCGCTTGCGACCTGGAAGGATTACCTAGCCTATCGCTTCGTCAGCGATCACGCCCAGTTCCTGCCCAAGGCGTTCGACGACACGCGCTTCGACTTCTATTCCAAGACACTGGGCGGCGTGCAGGTGAAGCGCGACCGCTGGAAGCGCGGCGTGCAGCTGGTCAACGGATCGCTGGGCGAGGCAGTCGGCGCGATCTATGTCGCGAAATACTTCCCGCCGGCGTCCGAGAAGCAGATGGGCGAGCTGATCGAAAATCTGCGCGCCGCCTATCAGGAGCGGATCCAGGGTTCGAGCTGGATGGACCCCGCGACCAAGACCGCGGCGCTGGCCAAGCTGGCGGCGTTCGAGCCGCGCATCGGCCACCCGGCGAGCTATATCGACTATTCGTCGATGCAGGTGGTCCGCGGCGACCTGCTAGGCAACGCCATGCGCGCGAGCGAGTTCGAGCACCAGCTCCAGCTGCAGCGCTTCCCCAAGCCGGTCGACCGGTCGCTGTGGGACATGACGCCGCAAACAGTGAACGCCTATTATAATCCGCTGTCGAACCAGATCACCTTCCCCGCGGCGATCCTGCAGGCGCCGTTCTTCGACCCCAACGCCGATCCGGCGGTCAATTACGGGGCGATCGGCGCCGTGATCGGTCACGAAATGGGCCATGGCTTCGACGACCAAGGCAGCCAGTTCGGCCCCACCGGCAAGTTCGAGAACTGGTGGACCGACGCGGCCAAGAAAGCCTTTGCCGAGCGCACCGCGGCACTGTCGACGCAGTATAATGGCTATGAGCCGATCCCGGGCACCAAGGTGAACGGCGCGCTGACGCTGGGCGAGAATATCGGCGATCTGGGCGGCGTGGAGGCTGCCTATGGCGCGTACCAGAAGTACCAGGCCAAGCACGGCAAGGCGCCGGTGATCGGCGGGCTGACGGGCGACCAGCGCTTCTTCCTGGCCTATGCCCAGGCGTGGCAGACCAAGGTGCGCGAGGAAAGCCAGCGCCAGGCGCTGCTGACCGACCCGCATTCGCCGGCGATGTTCCGCGTGAACGGCATCGTCCGCAACGTCGACGCCTGGTACACGGCGTTCAACGTGAAGCCCGGTGACGCGCTCTACCTGGCGCCGGAGAAGCGGGTGCATATCTGGTAA